In Synechococcus sp. KORDI-52, one genomic interval encodes:
- a CDS encoding YihY/virulence factor BrkB family protein, giving the protein MWRACQRWNNAECVDLSAAFAYYVLQSFFPLLLIALSVAARLFGRPDSLDNVLASVTQVLPPSVTTLVDSTLRGLVEQGFGAGILGVVVLLLTASNAYLTLQRGADRLWSEILPEPSTTRSWSQQLLLFCRNRIEAFLTVFAISILIVIEQLLLSVQRLPEGILNVLDGFIPGLISLVRSSPILPVGRILIPALILSFLALLLQSLLPSRRVPIMPLIPGSLLIGFGLAFLNSTLSLSIVSLGNRFQAYGVIGGVLVLTFWVWLVGVILYFGQCLSVELAEVRLNQSRPGEPNSLMP; this is encoded by the coding sequence ATTTGGCGAGCCTGTCAGCGATGGAATAACGCTGAATGTGTAGATCTGAGTGCCGCATTTGCCTATTACGTCCTTCAGTCTTTTTTCCCTCTGCTACTCATTGCTTTGTCTGTGGCAGCCAGGCTTTTTGGGCGACCTGACAGTTTGGATAATGTATTGGCTTCGGTGACGCAGGTGCTGCCACCGTCCGTCACCACTCTGGTGGATTCCACCTTGCGTGGCTTGGTTGAGCAAGGTTTCGGGGCTGGAATTCTCGGTGTTGTCGTTCTTCTGCTCACTGCAAGCAATGCTTATCTCACCCTTCAGCGTGGTGCGGATCGGCTTTGGTCTGAGATTTTGCCTGAGCCTTCCACAACACGATCATGGTCGCAGCAGCTGCTGTTGTTTTGCCGAAACCGCATCGAAGCGTTTCTTACGGTTTTTGCAATCTCAATTTTAATTGTGATTGAGCAGTTGTTGCTGAGCGTCCAACGTCTTCCCGAAGGCATTCTGAATGTGCTGGATGGCTTCATTCCTGGGTTGATCAGTCTGGTTAGAAGTAGTCCGATTCTTCCCGTGGGGCGCATTCTGATTCCCGCCTTGATCCTCTCCTTCTTGGCGTTGCTGCTTCAAAGTCTGTTGCCGAGTCGGAGAGTTCCAATCATGCCGCTCATTCCCGGTTCATTGTTGATCGGGTTTGGTTTGGCTTTTCTCAATTCGACTCTTAGCCTAAGTATTGTTTCGCTTGGGAATCGTTTTCAGGCCTACGGTGTGATTGGTGGTGTTTTGGTGTTGACATTCTGGGTGTGGTTGGTCGGTGTCATTCTTTATTTTGGCCAATGCTTAAGTGTTGAACTTGCTGAAGTTCGACTGAATCAATCTCGGCCCGGGGAACCGAACAGCCTGATGCCTTGA
- a CDS encoding DUF2834 domain-containing protein — translation MRKALPWIYLLLALLGAILPWKANLEFIAESGGQAFDLARFISDASSTAASRSLSADLLVGASAVTLWICVEGPRQKIKGWWLAIPLSFGVAFACAAPFFLFLRERQLQAQESESTS, via the coding sequence ATGCGTAAAGCCCTGCCTTGGATTTATCTACTGCTGGCCCTGTTGGGAGCGATCCTGCCCTGGAAGGCCAACCTGGAATTCATCGCTGAGAGCGGTGGACAGGCTTTCGATCTGGCGCGGTTCATCTCCGATGCCAGCAGTACAGCGGCATCGCGCTCGTTGAGCGCTGATCTGCTGGTGGGTGCAAGTGCCGTCACTCTCTGGATCTGCGTGGAAGGGCCACGCCAGAAGATCAAAGGCTGGTGGCTGGCCATACCCCTGAGTTTCGGCGTGGCGTTTGCCTGTGCTGCTCCGTTTTTCTTGTTCTTGCGGGAACGGCAACTGCAGGCTCAGGAGTCGGAATCCACGTCCTGA
- the xseB gene encoding exodeoxyribonuclease VII small subunit, which produces MSKRQVNKEQRDRIEAWRKDAEGLSYEEAMQALDLLLAELQNDSVPLADLQQKVLHGEVYLCRCQTLLDSVEQSIVELDPTTLKATNDA; this is translated from the coding sequence ATGAGCAAGCGCCAAGTCAACAAAGAACAGCGTGATCGCATCGAGGCGTGGCGCAAGGATGCCGAAGGCCTGAGCTACGAAGAAGCCATGCAGGCTCTGGATCTGCTGCTTGCTGAGCTGCAGAACGACAGTGTTCCTTTGGCGGACTTGCAGCAAAAAGTGCTCCACGGCGAGGTGTATCTGTGCCGCTGCCAGACCCTGCTCGACAGCGTGGAACAGTCGATTGTCGAGCTCGATCCCACAACCCTGAAAGCCACAAACGATGCGTAA
- the xseA gene encoding exodeoxyribonuclease VII large subunit, whose amino-acid sequence MSVDRLPTYSVAELNTAIGSLLERGFAPRFLLEATVSRPQLKKGHLWLTLTDGSASISGVVWASKLAQLSYQPKDGDGVTVVGKLNFWAARASLTVQALDIRPSLSTVLRDFERVRQVLEQEGVINPSRIRPLPSQPASIAVLTSVPSSALADMLRTAAERWPLTQLIVVPIPVQGSVAPAIISTLEALAERTDELGLEALVLARGGGSREDLAVFDNEVLCRLLANYPIPVVTGLGHEDDLTVADLVADHRAATPTAAIVALLPDREAERQGLAQRQNRLKDALLGRILRERQRLQDRAVGLQQQSPLEKIKRHRQALAQKHQLLKALSPERWLKRGLALVSTNAGDPISDLESVKIGDQLNIRMSDGSLEARVDQIQRSAPNTNS is encoded by the coding sequence TTGAGCGTTGATCGTCTTCCGACCTATTCCGTTGCTGAGCTGAACACAGCCATCGGAAGCCTGCTCGAACGCGGTTTTGCGCCGCGTTTTTTACTGGAAGCCACTGTCTCCCGACCTCAACTCAAAAAGGGCCACCTCTGGCTCACCCTCACGGACGGCTCCGCCAGCATTTCCGGTGTGGTGTGGGCTTCGAAACTGGCCCAATTGAGCTATCAACCCAAGGACGGTGACGGCGTCACGGTGGTGGGCAAGCTCAATTTCTGGGCAGCGCGGGCCAGCCTCACGGTTCAGGCGCTGGACATCCGCCCCAGCCTCAGCACGGTGCTCCGCGACTTTGAACGGGTGCGGCAAGTGTTGGAACAGGAGGGGGTGATCAACCCCAGCCGTATAAGGCCGCTTCCAAGCCAACCTGCCTCCATCGCGGTGCTCACCAGCGTGCCGAGCTCCGCCCTGGCCGACATGCTCCGTACCGCGGCAGAACGCTGGCCCCTGACGCAACTGATTGTGGTGCCGATTCCGGTGCAGGGTTCCGTGGCACCGGCGATCATCAGCACCCTGGAAGCCTTGGCCGAGCGCACAGACGAGTTGGGACTGGAAGCTTTGGTGCTTGCCCGCGGCGGTGGCAGCCGGGAAGACCTCGCGGTGTTCGACAACGAGGTGCTTTGCCGCCTCCTGGCGAACTACCCCATACCTGTGGTGACAGGCCTGGGGCATGAGGACGATCTCACCGTCGCCGATCTGGTGGCAGACCATCGCGCAGCCACACCCACGGCAGCGATCGTGGCGCTGCTGCCTGACCGCGAGGCGGAACGCCAGGGACTGGCGCAACGACAAAACCGATTGAAAGACGCGCTGCTGGGGAGAATCCTTCGGGAGCGTCAGCGCCTGCAGGATCGGGCCGTTGGCCTTCAGCAACAGTCTCCACTGGAGAAGATCAAACGCCATCGGCAGGCACTAGCCCAGAAGCACCAATTGCTCAAGGCGCTTTCACCGGAACGCTGGCTGAAACGCGGCTTGGCCCTGGTCAGCACCAACGCCGGCGATCCCATTTCAGACCTGGAATCCGTCAAGATCGGTGATCAGCTCAACATTCGAATGAGCGACGGAAGCCTTGAGGCCCGGGTCGATCAGATCCAGCGCAGTGCACCCAACACCAACTCCTGA
- a CDS encoding chlorophyll a/b-binding protein, translating to MSDNARFGFVNFAETWNGRLAMLGIVIGLGTELLTGQGILSQIGLG from the coding sequence ATGTCTGACAACGCACGCTTCGGCTTCGTCAACTTCGCTGAAACCTGGAACGGTCGTCTGGCCATGCTGGGCATCGTGATCGGCCTCGGCACCGAGCTCCTGACCGGCCAAGGCATCCTGTCCCAGATCGGCCTCGGCTGA
- the hrpB gene encoding ATP-dependent helicase HrpB, producing the protein MSQFPIDALLARICSEVRPGQTVLLQAPPGAGKTTRVPLALIGAVNEGTSVFGHEKNIWMIEPRRLATKAAAARLAASLGEEVGARIGYAVRGEQKRSSRTQVEVITDGLFLRRLQRDPSLDGVGCVIFDEFHERGRDADLSLALLREARPLLNPDLAVILMSATLDLSDLKERLPEATVLESPGRCYPVDTHHQPPRPDEPLPKQVLRAIEEHALDQPRGSGVLVFLPGLAEIERCRQTLTAAPSLQNWKIQALHGQLPLQQQSSALHRCDPNQDGSIILASAIAESSLTIDGVRLVIDSGLSRQLRYDPNTRMEGLETTASSLASAEQRRGRAGRQCPGRCIRLWSPAEQQRRPPFHPPDLLLADPQPVLMELAQWGAGLGDDLPWLDPPPAAAMKEGQHGLQQLGLLKEDGRISERGRLISSLGVHPRLGMLLLEAHEQGAPQLGCDLAAILSERDPFDRRQIGSDLEARLNSIQRHPSLRTLSQQLRRQLKQLGTSPKERKAAVNAGDLILAAFPEWLAQQRPQQTGRYQLRQGRGATLLPWDPLQGSPALAVARVDMGGRDTRIQMAVALSQSTLESIAERDGHWQDEASWDPERQRVRAERLLQLGALVVRRTPQASPSAALCRTLLIEQLERHGNLDVLPWTDSSTQLRQRLAWMHQQVGPPWPDRDLTTLLKQADIWLGPSLEGCLGWSDISATVLEEALWGDLDWSLRQQLDGLLPRRIPIPSGRQAALLYTADEVILAVKLQEMFGSDNGPHVLHGRIPVTLELLSPAGRPLQRTRDLKGFWQGSYQEVRREMRGRYPKHPWPDDPRQALPTARTKRRSSGQQP; encoded by the coding sequence TTGAGTCAGTTTCCGATTGACGCCCTGCTGGCACGGATCTGTTCCGAAGTTCGGCCGGGGCAAACGGTTCTGCTGCAGGCACCCCCAGGGGCAGGCAAGACCACACGCGTTCCCCTGGCGCTGATCGGAGCTGTCAACGAAGGAACAAGCGTCTTTGGGCATGAAAAGAACATCTGGATGATCGAGCCGCGACGGCTCGCCACCAAAGCCGCAGCCGCCCGCCTCGCCGCGAGCCTGGGAGAAGAGGTTGGCGCACGCATTGGTTACGCGGTGCGCGGGGAACAGAAGCGATCCAGCCGCACCCAGGTGGAGGTGATCACAGACGGGCTCTTTCTGCGGCGCTTGCAACGCGACCCCTCGCTGGATGGGGTGGGGTGCGTGATCTTCGATGAATTTCATGAGCGGGGGCGTGATGCGGATCTGTCCCTCGCCCTGCTGCGGGAAGCACGCCCGCTGCTGAATCCAGACCTGGCCGTGATCTTGATGTCAGCCACGCTGGATCTTTCCGATCTGAAGGAACGACTGCCCGAAGCGACGGTGCTGGAAAGCCCAGGACGCTGTTACCCGGTGGACACCCACCACCAACCACCACGGCCGGACGAACCCCTGCCGAAGCAAGTGTTACGCGCCATCGAAGAGCACGCCCTCGACCAACCACGAGGCAGCGGTGTTCTGGTCTTCCTCCCGGGACTGGCGGAGATTGAACGCTGCAGGCAGACCCTGACGGCCGCCCCATCACTGCAGAACTGGAAGATTCAGGCGCTGCATGGTCAACTGCCCTTGCAGCAGCAGAGTTCAGCTCTGCACCGCTGCGACCCAAACCAGGACGGCAGCATCATCCTGGCCAGCGCCATTGCCGAGAGCTCCTTGACGATCGACGGGGTGCGTCTGGTGATTGACAGCGGCCTCAGCCGTCAACTGCGCTACGACCCCAACACCCGCATGGAGGGCCTGGAAACCACCGCCTCCAGCCTGGCCAGTGCGGAGCAGCGCCGGGGCCGGGCAGGCCGGCAATGCCCGGGCCGCTGCATCCGCCTCTGGTCTCCCGCGGAGCAACAGCGACGGCCACCCTTTCACCCCCCTGACCTGCTGCTGGCCGATCCCCAGCCCGTTCTGATGGAACTGGCCCAGTGGGGAGCGGGACTGGGCGACGACCTGCCCTGGCTGGATCCCCCTCCAGCAGCGGCCATGAAGGAAGGACAGCACGGGCTGCAGCAGCTCGGGCTACTGAAAGAGGACGGCCGCATCAGTGAACGGGGTCGCCTGATCAGCAGCCTTGGCGTTCACCCCCGTCTCGGCATGCTGCTGCTGGAAGCCCATGAACAGGGCGCCCCCCAGCTGGGATGTGATCTGGCGGCCATCCTCAGCGAACGGGATCCCTTCGATCGCCGCCAGATCGGCAGCGATCTCGAGGCCCGGCTCAACAGCATCCAGCGCCATCCATCCCTGCGAACGCTCAGTCAGCAACTCCGCCGCCAACTGAAGCAACTGGGCACCTCACCCAAGGAGCGAAAGGCTGCCGTCAATGCTGGCGATCTGATCCTGGCGGCCTTTCCGGAATGGTTGGCGCAACAGCGCCCGCAGCAAACCGGTCGCTATCAGCTGCGTCAGGGCCGCGGAGCAACCCTGCTGCCCTGGGATCCGCTCCAAGGCAGTCCTGCCCTGGCCGTCGCCAGGGTGGACATGGGCGGCCGGGACACGCGGATCCAGATGGCCGTGGCCCTGAGCCAAAGCACCCTAGAGAGCATCGCTGAGCGCGACGGCCACTGGCAGGACGAGGCCAGCTGGGATCCCGAACGCCAGCGGGTCCGTGCCGAACGCCTGCTCCAACTAGGGGCGTTGGTGGTGCGCCGCACGCCACAGGCTTCGCCATCCGCAGCGCTGTGCCGCACCCTGTTGATCGAGCAGCTGGAGAGGCATGGCAACCTTGATGTGCTGCCCTGGACGGACAGCAGCACTCAGCTGCGCCAACGGCTGGCATGGATGCACCAACAGGTGGGCCCCCCTTGGCCTGATCGCGATCTGACAACGCTGCTGAAGCAGGCCGACATCTGGCTTGGTCCGAGCCTGGAGGGCTGCCTGGGCTGGAGCGACATCAGCGCGACAGTCTTAGAAGAAGCACTCTGGGGCGATCTGGACTGGAGCCTCAGGCAACAGCTGGATGGTCTGCTGCCGCGCCGCATCCCGATCCCCTCCGGCCGGCAAGCGGCACTTCTCTACACCGCTGACGAGGTGATCCTTGCCGTGAAATTGCAGGAGATGTTCGGATCTGACAATGGCCCCCACGTGTTGCATGGCCGCATCCCCGTCACGCTGGAACTGCTCTCACCAGCCGGACGTCCCCTGCAACGCACCCGCGACCTCAAAGGTTTCTGGCAAGGCAGCTACCAGGAGGTACGCCGGGAGATGCGGGGGCGTTACCCCAAGCACCCCTGGCCCGACGATCCCCGGCAAGCGCTGCCGACGGCCCGAACCAAACGTCGGTCGAGCGGCCAGCAACCCTGA
- a CDS encoding DUF2973 domain-containing protein: protein MIGSLFPLIYGALFVALLWQAFRVMGKGFRAASGPIGDSPSDRTGQVTVHPELLDSDGRITEEALLTVRFGSDDDEASTATGPDTE from the coding sequence ATGATCGGTTCGCTGTTTCCCCTCATCTACGGAGCGTTGTTCGTGGCCTTGCTGTGGCAGGCCTTCCGGGTGATGGGCAAGGGTTTTCGAGCTGCCAGCGGTCCGATCGGCGACAGCCCCAGTGATCGCACCGGCCAGGTCACCGTCCACCCGGAGCTGCTGGACAGCGATGGGCGCATTACTGAAGAAGCCCTGCTGACGGTGCGCTTTGGCAGTGACGATGACGAGGCCTCGACAGCCACCGGACCCGACACTGAATAA
- a CDS encoding trypsin-like peptidase domain-containing protein, translating into MLSQSRSLVASALAGGFLVAGVSSIPLVVRPQEAVARPAIHRDSFVADAVKQSGPAVVTLETSRTVNQSTAAGVPPALMQDPLFRHFFGIPRSSGARSRIQRGQGSGVIFDAKGLLLTNAHVVEGADQLTVGLSDGRRVSARVVGKDELTDLAVVRLEGSGPWPVAALGDSDRLSVGDWAIAVGNPFGLESTVTLGIISNLNRNVAQLGISGKRLDLIQTDAAINPGNSGGPLLNADGEVIGINTLVRSGPGAGLGFAIPINRARTIAEQLVTRGKARHPVIGIRLSPVPRPTPTSPVPPGAVIRSVQPGGPADRAGLKVDDVITSFDGQPVADPAAVVSAIERRGVGATVALEVKRGLALVTLDVKPVDLSELAPG; encoded by the coding sequence ATCTTGTCCCAGTCCCGTTCGCTCGTCGCCTCCGCCCTGGCGGGGGGATTCCTGGTGGCCGGAGTGTCGTCGATTCCCCTGGTTGTGCGTCCTCAAGAAGCGGTGGCACGTCCGGCGATCCATCGCGACTCGTTCGTGGCTGACGCTGTCAAGCAAAGCGGGCCGGCTGTGGTCACCCTGGAGACGTCTCGGACTGTGAACCAGTCCACTGCTGCAGGTGTCCCCCCTGCCCTGATGCAGGATCCGTTGTTTCGCCATTTTTTCGGCATTCCACGCTCCAGTGGAGCGCGCTCCAGGATCCAACGCGGTCAAGGGAGTGGGGTCATCTTCGATGCCAAGGGCCTTCTCCTGACCAATGCCCACGTGGTGGAGGGTGCTGATCAACTCACCGTGGGCCTCTCTGATGGCAGACGTGTGTCTGCTCGGGTGGTGGGCAAGGACGAACTCACCGACCTGGCGGTGGTGCGTCTGGAGGGATCTGGTCCATGGCCGGTCGCGGCTCTCGGAGATTCCGATCGGCTCAGTGTGGGCGATTGGGCGATTGCCGTTGGCAATCCGTTCGGCTTGGAGAGCACGGTGACCCTGGGAATCATCAGCAACCTCAACCGCAACGTTGCCCAGCTTGGAATTTCAGGCAAGCGTCTCGATCTGATTCAGACCGATGCGGCGATCAATCCCGGTAATTCGGGTGGTCCACTGCTGAATGCCGATGGGGAGGTGATCGGGATCAACACCCTGGTGCGATCAGGGCCTGGAGCGGGTCTTGGTTTTGCTATCCCCATCAATCGCGCCCGCACCATTGCAGAGCAGCTGGTGACCCGGGGCAAGGCTCGTCATCCGGTGATTGGTATCCGTCTGTCTCCGGTGCCAAGACCCACCCCCACATCCCCGGTGCCGCCAGGAGCAGTGATTCGTTCGGTCCAACCCGGGGGGCCGGCCGACCGTGCCGGACTCAAGGTTGATGACGTGATCACCAGTTTTGATGGTCAGCCTGTAGCCGATCCCGCAGCTGTGGTCAGCGCCATCGAACGGCGCGGCGTGGGTGCCACGGTTGCGCTGGAGGTGAAGCGTGGTCTGGCGCTTGTCACGCTTGACGTCAAGCCGGTCGATCTCTCGGAGTTGGCCCCCGGTTGA
- a CDS encoding ATP-binding cassette domain-containing protein, whose translation MLRLENVSKIYPTGEVLRAVTWEVKPGDRIGLVGVNGAGKSTQMRLIAGHEEPTSGQVVRQGEPRIAYLQQEFDVDLERTVRQELFQAFGEAAEVMNEQKQVEEAMGSERAAEDPDHLDELIQRLGQLQSRFEALHGYELDARIDKLLPTIGFTPESAELQVKDYSGGWQMRIALGKILLQEPDLLLLDEPTNHLDVETIQWLENYLLEQSAALVVISHDRTFLDRVCNQIVSTERGVSRSYLGNYTAHLEQKQLEQEATQAAFERQQKEIATQQAYIDRFRASATRSTQAKSREKQLDKVERVEAPIESVAGPSFQFPPAPRSGAQVALIDNVTHSYGDKILFLGADLEVERGDRIAFVGPNGAGKSTLLRLVMGVETPDEGSARLGEHNVIAGYFEQNQAEALDLSKTVIDTMYEAVPDWTQTQVRSLLGSFCFSNDTVFKEVGKLSGGEKARLALALMLLTPCNLLVLDEPTNHLDIPAKQMLEDALMVYEGAALLVSHDRYFISRVANRIVELRDGELVMYRGDYNYYLEKKEEERAATKEKERAAEREAKRKANKEKQKARDARRKKAA comes from the coding sequence GTGCTGCGACTCGAAAACGTCAGCAAGATTTACCCCACGGGAGAAGTGCTCCGGGCCGTGACCTGGGAGGTAAAACCGGGAGACAGAATCGGCCTGGTGGGGGTGAACGGCGCTGGCAAGTCCACCCAGATGCGTCTGATCGCCGGACACGAAGAGCCCACCAGCGGCCAGGTGGTCCGGCAAGGGGAGCCCCGTATCGCCTACCTCCAGCAGGAATTCGACGTGGACCTGGAGCGCACGGTGCGCCAGGAGCTGTTTCAAGCCTTCGGCGAAGCGGCCGAGGTGATGAATGAGCAGAAGCAGGTGGAAGAAGCGATGGGCTCCGAACGGGCTGCGGAGGATCCCGATCATCTGGACGAGCTGATCCAAAGACTGGGACAGCTGCAAAGCCGTTTCGAAGCGCTGCATGGCTACGAACTCGATGCCCGGATCGACAAGCTCCTGCCCACGATCGGCTTCACCCCGGAGAGCGCTGAGCTGCAGGTGAAGGACTATTCCGGGGGCTGGCAGATGCGAATCGCCCTGGGAAAAATCCTGTTGCAGGAACCGGATCTGCTGCTGCTGGACGAACCCACCAACCATCTCGACGTCGAGACCATCCAGTGGCTAGAGAACTACCTGCTGGAGCAGAGCGCAGCCCTTGTGGTGATCAGCCACGACCGCACCTTCCTGGACCGGGTCTGCAATCAGATCGTCTCCACCGAACGGGGGGTGTCCCGCAGCTACCTCGGCAACTACACCGCCCACCTGGAGCAGAAACAACTGGAGCAGGAGGCCACACAGGCGGCCTTCGAACGGCAGCAGAAGGAGATCGCCACCCAACAGGCGTACATCGATCGCTTCCGCGCCAGTGCCACCCGCAGCACCCAGGCCAAAAGCCGCGAGAAGCAACTGGACAAGGTGGAACGGGTGGAAGCACCGATTGAATCCGTGGCCGGACCGAGTTTTCAGTTTCCACCTGCCCCGCGATCCGGAGCGCAGGTCGCCCTGATCGACAACGTCACCCACAGCTATGGGGACAAAATCCTGTTCCTGGGGGCTGATCTGGAAGTCGAGCGAGGCGACCGCATCGCCTTTGTCGGCCCCAATGGTGCAGGCAAGTCCACCCTGCTGCGTCTGGTGATGGGGGTTGAAACCCCCGATGAAGGCAGTGCTCGGCTTGGGGAGCACAACGTGATTGCGGGATATTTCGAACAGAACCAGGCCGAAGCCCTGGACCTGTCCAAAACCGTGATCGACACGATGTACGAAGCGGTTCCCGACTGGACCCAGACCCAGGTTCGTTCACTGCTGGGCAGTTTCTGCTTCAGCAACGACACGGTGTTCAAGGAGGTCGGGAAGCTGAGCGGAGGCGAGAAGGCTCGCCTAGCCCTAGCCCTGATGCTGCTCACTCCCTGCAATCTGCTGGTTTTGGATGAGCCCACCAATCATCTCGACATCCCGGCCAAGCAAATGCTCGAGGACGCCTTGATGGTCTACGAAGGAGCAGCGCTGCTGGTCTCCCACGACCGCTATTTCATCTCCCGCGTCGCCAACCGGATCGTTGAACTGCGGGACGGCGAACTGGTGATGTATCGGGGTGATTACAACTACTACCTCGAGAAAAAGGAGGAGGAAAGGGCAGCCACCAAGGAGAAAGAACGGGCTGCAGAACGGGAGGCCAAGCGGAAGGCGAACAAGGAGAAGCAGAAGGCACGGGACGCCCGCCGTAAAAAGGCGGCCTGA
- a CDS encoding anhydro-N-acetylmuramic acid kinase, with amino-acid sequence MHCLGLMSGTSADGVDAVLAHFDGAAQRPQWSLLRHHHHPYPPELQQQVVAAGQGAPMPAALWLELAEAITEEQAEAAWACDPDGKAELIGCHGQTIWHRPPAQGARGASWQMLQAPLLAHRLQRPVVHDFRAADLALGGQGAPLVPRADAALLGSTQGWRALLNLGGIANLTLIPPCSGSDRHATVLGWDCGPANSLIDLGMRHFTNGAQLFDKGGAMAAQGRADEGWIQRWLQEEYFQLAPPKSTGRECFGQDNLNRRLHQLGGASAADAIATLTAFSAAVVAQDLMQLRQRCGIAPIELIIAGGGSQNPVLIDELRRRCRGVHLDESSSLGVPSEAREALVFALLAWWHKREHPGNAPSVTGACRESVLGVRVNPA; translated from the coding sequence ATGCACTGCCTCGGGCTCATGAGCGGAACGAGTGCAGACGGTGTCGATGCCGTGCTGGCGCACTTCGACGGGGCCGCCCAGCGGCCGCAGTGGTCCTTGCTTCGCCATCACCATCACCCCTATCCGCCCGAACTGCAGCAGCAGGTGGTGGCTGCCGGCCAGGGCGCACCCATGCCGGCAGCCCTCTGGCTGGAGCTGGCGGAAGCGATCACGGAGGAGCAAGCAGAAGCAGCATGGGCCTGTGACCCTGATGGGAAAGCTGAGTTGATCGGCTGCCATGGGCAGACCATCTGGCACCGCCCCCCGGCCCAGGGGGCACGGGGGGCCAGCTGGCAGATGCTGCAGGCCCCACTGCTGGCCCATCGGCTGCAGAGGCCGGTGGTTCATGACTTCCGCGCTGCTGATCTGGCGCTTGGTGGGCAGGGAGCACCGCTCGTGCCTCGGGCCGATGCGGCGCTGCTGGGAAGCACACAGGGCTGGCGGGCACTGTTGAACCTGGGCGGCATTGCCAACCTCACCCTGATCCCACCCTGCAGTGGAAGCGACCGCCATGCCACGGTCTTGGGATGGGACTGCGGACCGGCCAACAGCCTGATCGACCTGGGCATGCGCCACTTCACCAATGGAGCCCAACTCTTCGACAAGGGTGGAGCGATGGCAGCGCAGGGCCGTGCGGATGAGGGCTGGATCCAGCGCTGGCTCCAGGAGGAGTACTTCCAGTTGGCACCCCCAAAGTCCACCGGACGGGAGTGTTTCGGACAGGACAACCTCAACCGGCGCCTGCATCAGCTCGGTGGAGCCTCAGCGGCCGATGCCATCGCGACCCTGACGGCCTTTTCCGCGGCTGTGGTTGCCCAGGATCTGATGCAGCTGCGCCAGAGATGCGGAATCGCACCGATCGAACTGATCATCGCTGGAGGTGGCAGCCAGAACCCGGTGTTGATCGATGAGCTACGCCGGCGCTGCCGAGGTGTACACCTGGACGAGAGCAGCAGCCTGGGGGTACCGAGTGAGGCCCGAGAAGCCCTGGTCTTCGCCTTGCTGGCCTGGTGGCACAAGAGGGAGCATCCCGGCAATGCGCCCTCCGTCACCGGGGCTTGCCGTGAAAGCGTGCTTGGCGTGCGGGTGAATCCGGCCTAA
- a CDS encoding TrkA family potassium uptake protein, which yields MKEWWQWSPAQQGSDRLGFAIIGVGRFGIAVCRELLQNGADVLAVDRSKRAVEELRQVEPSVEARVVDCTDEEALREAGVLEMGTVVVAISEPIEASITATLIAKDSEGSRVRQVIARATSDLHEKMLMRVGADRVIFPSRMQGERLGLELVRPNLMERLALDEQHCIEEIKVPEPFVGRSLRDLNLRKNFRVNVLAAGPQSSLMVNPPASHVLEEGHLLVVMGLVDDLQRLPKT from the coding sequence ATGAAGGAATGGTGGCAGTGGAGCCCAGCCCAGCAGGGCAGCGATCGACTGGGCTTCGCGATCATCGGCGTGGGCCGTTTCGGCATTGCCGTTTGCCGGGAACTGCTCCAGAACGGAGCAGATGTTCTGGCTGTGGACCGCTCGAAGCGAGCGGTGGAGGAACTGCGTCAAGTGGAGCCCAGCGTGGAGGCCCGCGTCGTGGACTGCACCGACGAAGAGGCTCTGCGCGAGGCCGGCGTGCTCGAGATGGGCACCGTCGTGGTAGCGATCAGTGAACCGATTGAGGCCAGCATCACCGCGACCTTGATCGCCAAAGACAGTGAGGGGAGCCGCGTACGCCAGGTGATCGCACGGGCGACGAGCGACCTCCACGAAAAAATGCTGATGCGGGTGGGAGCCGACCGGGTGATCTTTCCCTCGCGGATGCAGGGTGAGCGCCTGGGCCTTGAACTGGTGCGCCCCAACCTGATGGAGCGGCTGGCCCTGGATGAACAGCACTGCATCGAGGAGATCAAGGTTCCTGAACCGTTTGTGGGGCGGTCGCTCCGGGATCTGAATCTGCGCAAGAACTTCAGGGTCAATGTGCTGGCGGCAGGCCCTCAAAGCAGCCTGATGGTGAACCCACCGGCATCCCACGTGCTGGAGGAGGGGCACCTGCTGGTGGTGATGGGACTGGTGGACGACCTGCAACGGTTGCCGAAGACCTGA